The region CACGGCCGCCGCGCTTGCCCTGGCCGACGCGGGAATTGAGATGTACGACCTAGTGGTGGGCTGTGGCCTGAGCCTCTCGCCGGGACCTGCGCCCACCTGGCTGCTGGATCCCACGCGGCTCGAGGAGGAGCGCGCCGCCGCCGGTTTCACCGTGGCGCTTATGCCGGTGCTCAATCAGGTGGCCGGGCTGCTGGGCAGCGGGGAGGGCGGCCAGACCGAGAGCTGGGCCGAGGCCTTGCGCTTGGGCCTCGAAGGCTGCCAGCGCCTCTACCCCGTATTACAGCAGTGCCTGGTGCGGGCAGCCCGCCGGAGGGGAGCGGCCTCGGCATCCTGAGTTCCAAGCCTGAGCACCAACAAATggagtgctgctgctgctgtccttGAAAGACCTGTGCCGTCGGTCTCCTGCCTCCACCCAGCTAAGAATCTGGAGCACAGGAGAGGAGGTCCACACATGTACCGATGCACTGGACAGCTATGTttgagtgacttttttttttacaaactgtTAAAGGGACTTTGCTACTTGAGCTGGCACCCAGTTACGATCCAACTGAAGAAACCTATGGAAGCAGCCTTACTTCCAAGTTGAAAAGGACTTAAGCTGGACTTATCTGAAAAATGAGATCTGGAGCTGTGGCCTTTTAAGAGATGAACCCTGTATAGGCCAGCTAGTGACTCTTTCCAATATAACTGGGCTACTCTTAAGAGGATGAACAAGGGGGCAGTGCCTCAATATCTAAgctaaaacataacaaaaaaacttttttttttaatgttgtagaAACGTCTTCTGTTGTGGTTCTTTAAGTACCAGAGTAGGGGCAGCTGCTGAAATGTAATAAGAATGGGGAAAGTTGAATGTCCTTGGGTTACACCCCTACTCAGGTTTAGAGCCAGATAAGATACAAATCAGGGTTGGGTATTTGGAAAGGATTGTACTTTGGATGGAAGCAAGATCTCATCAGCATAACCACAGGCCTCCATTGCTGATGAGAAGTGGGGTCCTGGGCTGCCTTCATCTGGTGCCCCTGGGAGCAAGACCCTGAGCAGTGTGGCCTGGGGAGATGGCAGATGCACTGCCAAGAGTGAGAATTCCTAGATACAACGCCTCCTGCCCGACAGCCTCACCTTCAGATACAGCCCCGCTATTCTATAGGGCAGAGCTAGCTTAACTGACCATGAAGATGGGGTCTTCACTCTACTCAGACCTGGATTAAAGGAAGCTAGGAGACTTGTTCAGGAGGCAGCACAGCCCTTTCCCCTCTGTACCCTAGTTTGGTATGAGCTTTGAAATTTGAAGGTATCAAGGACCTGTTCAGCCTCTCTCCTGACTGCCTAGGACAGCCCAAAGACCAGAATAAAGTTGAGACCACAATAAGAATCCCCAACCAGGAAGGAGATATACAAATTTTAATGCTTCCCTTCTGATGTAATACATTTTGTGAGGCAAACCTGAAATATGTGGTGTCATACTAGCAAGAAACTATGAAGCTGGACACAAAAATTATACCCCTATTCTGAAGCATGGCTTTATAGAGTAGATGGGGAGTCTGGAACTAAAAGGGGTTAGGTGGGGCACACACAGGGTCTTACTATTTAGTGTCAGACTGGAGGCACACATGTGTTTTCAACACTTGCTGGAGAAAGCTGGGCTGGCTGCTGCATGTGCTCCATAGTACTGTGATTTGTGGCTCATGGGGAGGTGGCACCTGAGCCATATCTGCATCCAGGGAGCCCTGATGCTGCTCCCTACAGTACCCTATCAACTGCCTCCTCCCAGACAGCCTCACCTTCATAAGAATGGTGAGCTACTGCTGGGCTGTCCAGGAGCTCATCTGAAAACCCTCTCCAAAGCTAAACCCACCACTATGGGGAGACTCAGCTGGCCTGCCTGACCTGTGCCTCTTCTTCCATTACTCAGAATGGGTGCCTCAGGTTGCCTGGATGCACCTAGGAGGCCTTTGGAAAAACAGGCAAGGAAGGGAGCCACCCAAGAAGGTGCATGAAACTGATGAGCCTGGAAGGGTTCCCACCTACTGGCTTCCCTCTTGGTAGGGTGCTTGATTCTTTgtctgtagaaaaaaataaaaagatgggcctgaggtggtggctcagtggtagagtgcttgactagcgtGAGGCGCTAGGTTTGATTctaggcaccacatacaaataaataaatgttcatcaacaactaaaaaatatatttttaaaaacatttttagttgtaggtggacacaaaacgtttatttttattttcttaaataactttgtttaattctttcttttgtgtggtgctgaagattgaacccagggcctcatgcatgccaggtgagcgctctaccactgagccacaaccgcaggcccctaaaatatatttttaaaaaataaaagagtggggctaggaatgtggctcaaatggtaacgcgcttgcctggcatgcacggggcgctgagttcgatcctcagcaccacctaaaataaaataaagatgttgtatccaccgaaaactgaaaggaaaaatattaaaaaaaattctctctctctttaaaaaaaaaagtagctgatAAGACAGGGAGGCAGAGTAGAACTAGGAAAAAGGGCCAACATGTAGTCCCTTTGCtacctgcccccccacccctgtGTCTTTGGAGCTTTAGCAACTCCAGGGGAACTTTAGAGtctttttggggggttggggtaCATCTGGAATTGGACCCAGAAGTTGCACATGTTAAGCACACCCTCTATtactaagctatattctcagtTCCTCTTCAGGCTTCTTGAGACCTGGGAACTCAAAACCAGCAGGCAAAAGAAAGCATGTTCTCCTTCTAACCCATTCTTTTCCCAGGTCCTAGACAGTAGTGAAGGCCCTCCTAAGCTCAGAAGGCCAAGGGTGGAactgaggaggtggaggaagagagcTCATTATGCCCAATTCCGTGGCAGCACTGGCCTTGCTAAAAGGGCCCAAGAGGCAGTGTGGGCTTGGCCCATCTTAGGGACCACCAATAGTAGAAGAGAGTATGGGAGAACCAGTAATATTCAGGACCTTTAATACTGAAAAAATGGCATCTTCTCCAGCCAGGAATGTCACTGTACCATAGCTTCCCAGGGAGCTTGGTGCCATGCAGACAGCTCAAAGGCCCTGGGGGAGTAGGACCAGGGAGAAGGCAGAATTTGGTTCTTACCCAAGGGATCTGGGACCATGGGACACATTTGTAACGTTTCCTCTATAGTCTATAGCTCAAACATCTCCTGCCTTCCAGATAGAGATGATATTTCAGCCCACAACAGATCCAAGTGCCCAACTGCTTGGCAGTAGTCCCTGGTATAGCATAGCTGACCAAGCCCAGAGCTGCGAGGATAAAATGCAAGGCCAGGCCCATCCTTTACTTGGGCTCCTCTCAAGTTGAAGTCATATGCTTTCCCCTACCCCACTATTGTGTGCTGCACAAACCCAAGTCCCTCCCTTGCTCTGAAGGCCACAAGGACccaaatacaagggggagaagaGGGGTAGACCACTCACTGCCTGCTGGGTGTCTGTGCTTTCCTCGGAGCTGTCTGCCTCCAGATGGAACATCTGGTCCCTGGGCTCCTGCTGGGGCTCCGGAGTTCTGCATGAGGACCCCTCACTACCAGGGTTCCTGTGATCTTCACTGTCCTTTGTCCCTGCGCAGAGTTGCCAGTCAATGGCCAAGTTTGGAGGCTCCAGCTGACCCCATCAGGGTCCAGCATTGATTTAGGATATCTAGGGCTTGGGAGGGCAAGAAGCAGATGGACCAGGATACTGCTCAGGCTCCAGATAGCTGCTGAATAGGAGGGGGTGACAGAACAACCCAGAAGCCACAAGCATCCTCCAGTCACAAGAACAGCCAGAAGGAATAGATGGGAAGTGCACTCCAGAGAAGGGAGGCCTGCAGACAGAGAAAACCCCAGGCGGAACCCTGGGCATCCTGGCATCTTCAGAAGCAGGAAAAGCTGGGGCTGAGAGCATGGCCTGGGCCCACCCTGGGTGCCTGACCTGCAGGATGGTCTCTCTGTTGGTCCATATGTTCCAGACTCTCCAACAGGCTGTCCACTTGAGTTTTGATCTGGCTCAGCTCCCCTCTGATGGAGCGCAGCTCCTCAGTCCTGACTGCTGGGAGAGGGCCAGTGTTGGACCTCAGCTCCTGGGCACAGAGGCCACAGGAGATGAGGGTAACGTTGCCAGGGCTCTAGGGCCTGTTCTTATTGTAGGTACAGCCATACAGTTCCTCCCAAGCTCTGCAGGAGAAATCTATGTCCCCTTACTTACGCTTTATCTGCCTGGGGGACAGGTGGTTATTCCTGGAAACTTTGTAGGGGCTGCAACTGTTCTTGACTCCCATGCCCAAATGGGTCCTTCTCATCTTGGAAGGCATCTGGCTGATGAGTGGAGGGATCCTCTGGTATTCATTCATTCTATAGGGACAGGAGAGAGGAGAAGTCAAGCCGATCAGCACCTCCTTCTCCCCCAGAGGACCCAGGAGTAGGACCCACTCACCTGTAGGGGACTTCTTCTCTGTGCAGCTCAAAGTTCAGGTTGTAgttactgctgctgctgcagagacAAATGGGAAGTTGgggagggcggggtgggggggggagtcaCTGTCTAGGGCCAGAATTTCTACCCGGTCCCTAACTGAATTTGGGGAAGTGGAAATAACACAGCTGTTCCTTAGAGCCCCAGGATTCTCCACCTGAAGAACCCCCTgggacttgctcaaggtcactttGAGAGACCACAGCAAACCAGCTTTCCCCTGGATGCACTCTGATGAGGAGCTAATGGTTCCAGGTGGCAGGAAGAGACAATCGCCTGCAGGCTTCTGGCCCTCCAAAGGCTTTTCTGCCTAAGCAGGGCACAGTTGATGTTCTGGATCTTAATCTGGCAAAGGATGAAAAGGAAGAATTAAGTCAGAGCCCAAAGCCACTGTGGGGGTGTGAGAGTCTTTAATCCTCCTGTGGCAATTGCCAGGATGCAGCGACTAGCACAGGCAGGGCCAGCAGGCAAGGACAGAGCTGTAGCCAGACCACCTGCCCCTTTGCTGCAGGCCTTGGGAAAGGACAAGCTCCAGAAAGAACCCAAAGCTCACAATGTCTGACTTCAGCCTTCTCACACACACTGAGCGCTCGGGGGTGCAGGTGCCAGGAGGGTGGGGGATTCGTTCAGGGAGACAACTGGGTCTCTTCTGCCTGGCAGGAAGGGTCTGTGGGGACACCGGGCAGGAGCTTCAGGTACCATGGCGCTAGGCCTGGGGAAGGTGAGGAATTGGGGATAGTGTAGAGGGTACATGGGATAGTGGAAAGGGGCATAAGTTCTGGAACAACTTTCTGGTACTGCTCAGGGCCAGCCCAAGATAGGCCAGGTGTGTGCGGTTCCCTGGAGCGGTCCCTGAGCGGGGCCGCCCTTCCCTTTCATCCTCAGGGTCCCCAGAGCTGCAGCCCGCCCCGTTTTCTGGCTTCAGGAGGCCCGGGAAGCACAGGGCTGCTGACGATTCcggaggatgggaggaggagaaagagaaaggaccGCAGGGCCGGCGcaggttcctcctcctcctccccgcgACCCCCAGGTGAGGTGGGTTTGAGATGAGAGGAGCGCTGGGATCAGGTCCCAGCTCCAAGTGACCCGTTTCTGGAGCCCAGAAGGTTGGGCAGACGCCCGATCTCAAAGGACGTCTGCCTTTGACCACCTGAGCCTCGGTGTTGGCCCTTCCCGCAGCTCGGCAttggtggttcagtggtagaattctcgcCTGCCACGCgggaggcccgggttcgattcccggCCAATGCacgcttttttctttttgtttttttcttccttttggaaaactcctgttttccaaaatgaccattttaaatgtattaagcCAGGGATGAGTCTTGTGAAGGAACAGAATTTTACTAACTACCGCTCAAGGTGAGACGGGCAGGGGTTGGGGCGCATGCGCTCCTGCAGCGGAGCCTGTTTCGGGGAGAGGTCCCTCTCCTCCCGGGGCCTCCCTACTCCCGCTTCCTCTGCGAGCGCTGACCGGTTCCCCCGGCGGATGGCCCTGCCTGTTTCTCCCCCAGGGGAGCGTCCTGCTGGCACCTGGGCAGCGGCGTCCGCTGCCTCTGGTCTGGAAACGGTTACAGTCTGCCAGCCTGGACCTTCCAACGACAAGGGAGAGAACACAGCAGGAATGGCTGTGTGGGGCAGTGGTCAGGCCACCTCCTCAAGTGTCCCCAGACCGAGGAGCAAGAGGGACCCGTGTGGGTCAGTCCTTCACACCACAACTTTCCCTGCGCTTGACAAATTCCATTTTTCAGATTGGAAAATGGGATCTGAAATCCCCCAGTAAGTACTCCTGGAGGGGCGCCCAAGCAGCGCCTGGGGTAGCACTGGGTGGCTCTCACCGGAGTCCCTGGGCACAATGAGGCCTTAAGGAGGACACCTACCTCTGCCTACCTCTGCCTCAGGTCTTGAAAGCCCAGAGGCCCCTCGACATGAAGACCGAGTCCCTTTAGGACAGGCAGGATCCCTCATTCCCCATGGCTTCTAGTCTCCCGCCCCCACTACCACCCCAAAGTGACCCAGGGTGGGAAATGGATCCAAGTCGGCTGGGAGAGGGGTTGGAGCAGAAAATATGAAACTGGAACTGAAAAACTGAGGAGCCACTAATCTTCCATCAGACAGCCTCAAAAAATGGTCATAAACGGGCATcatggcgcaggcctgtaatcccagcagctcaggaggctgaggcaggaggattgggagttcaaaggcagcctcagcaaaagcgaggttctaagcaactcagtgagaccctgtctctaaataaaatacaaaatagggctagggatgtggctcagtggtcaagtgctcctgagttcaatccctggtaccacaaaaaaaaaaaaaaaaaaaaaaaacagaaagaaaaaaatggtcatGATGGCAGGTgcagtgcacgcctgtaatccagtggctctgaggctgaggctggaggatcacaattcCAAAGCCACTCTCAGCAATGCAGTGAGGTCctaatcaatttagtgagaccctgtctctaaataaagcacaaaatagggccaggggtgtggctcaggagttaaaagcccctgggttcaatccctagttcaaaaaaaaaaaaaaaaaaaaaactggtgtgagccaggaacagtggtgcatgcctgtaatcccagctactcaggaggctgagacaggaggatcaaaagttgaaGGTcaatctcagtaacttagcaagaccctgtctcacttttttttttttaatatttattttttagttgtagttggacacaatacctttattttagttattcatttttatgtggtgctgatgattgaacccagggtcttgtatgTATGagtcgagtgctctaccactgagccataaccccagcccccattgtctcacatttaaaaataaaaataaaaagggctggggatgtggctctgttgcACAgggcctgtgggttcaatctccagaacaacaacaacaacaacaacaaaataaagtaaaataacaaaatacatcaCATGTGATAACTAGGAGAACCACTCTTCCATCAGACAGAAGATTATAAAGTCTTATCAACAGACTCCCCTAGTTGAGAGTCTTGCTCACAAACCAACACACAGCATTTACAGATCTACATCACCAAAGAAtgtaaggttaaaaaaaaaacaaaacaaaacagatgtaCACCTCTACTCTGcagcccccaaaacaaaaacagtgagaAGCTGCTCACACTGTTACACTGCAGATGACACAGACTCAGACTGCTGCTTGCAGGGAGAGATTTGGCCTAATTCCTCTTGAGGTCAACCTGGAGGTACAGAGGCATCTCAGAagcccacacccagccctttcACCCCACTTCTGGGGAGATGAGCAGAAATGAATGCCAAAAGTAACTGGAACCATGGTACTGGGGTGTTTGCAGCTGCACTGTTCCTAGCAACAATCACCTGTCCTCAGAGCAAGGCCGAAATCTCCCCAAGTGCCACATTGCAAATGCCCAGTTAAGGAGATGGAGAGGACAATGGGGGTTCAATATACCCTCCTCACACCAGTGAGAATGGCGTGTTTGCTAGAAAACGTTGGCGAGCTCctttatgaaaatgtttaaagagtATAAAAATCACTTTAAGGGCTGCagggagctcagtgatagaacacacTCTGGAAGCATGTGGGAAGCACTGGCTGGGTTCGATTCCCAcaccagaaaaaatatatatatatctctatatattgcTTTAAGTTTCCCAAGTGAGGGGCAAGGTGTCATCCAGAGAGGTTCCCATTTACTACTTCTCAGTGTCTATACCTAGAAAAAGCCCTCGACTCCCACAGGTGAGGTTTCCCCTCAGAGGACCCAGGCCTGGCTCCAGAACAGAGAAGGGACACCAGCAAGATGGTGACCGGGTTCGTTGGCTACGAAAGTACTGGAATGTGCTGGGGTCATATTCCTGAGGCTGAGGGACAAGGAACCTTCTCTCCAGAATGAGCAGACTGTGCGTGGAGTGGACAGTGTACTGACGGACCCACTTGGAGTTCTTGTCCTGTCCCAGGAGAACCCAAACAAGCCAGCAACCATTCTCCCTCCTCAGCCGGCCAGGGGACAGACTCACCAGAAGATGGCGGTTCCCAGCTGCCTCTTCTGGCTTGACCGGGCAGGACCGGGCCTGGGCTCTCGAGCCATGTCCAAATCtaaagagagagcaggagagtAGGGCAGAGGTGAAGGGATGAAGGGGTGCAGTGGGAGGGGAGTGGGGGCACCTGTGCACAGGGCCCTGCTCTTCAGCTCTGGAGGGAAGGCCAAGATCCAGCCGGTCAATGGGCAGCCTGGCCAGGTCTCCAAGGGACCCAGACCCCCTACCCAGGCCTGGCATCAGGCCCCAGGAGTTTATCCTAGAGGTGCCCCTACCTAGACAAAGAGACAGGCTCTTGGGcacactttaaaacaaaaatagttaGAAACTTCCAGACTTTGGGAAAAGAAAGCTATTGCTTCCTTCAAACCCACACCCACAGCCAATTGACCCATTGCTCAGTTCCCATAACTGGGAGTGGTCCTGTCAAAAGGCAGGAGAGGGTTTGCCTGTGATCCTTGTGTTCTCTGAGGAGACACCCAGCCCTGGTCTGGGATAATTCTTAAGAGTCCTCCTGCTGCCCTGCCGGCCGGGGATATAGCCCCTCTGTCTGCCTGGCTGCCTGTGCCCGCACTGGCCTGCTCGCTGCCGGGCCCACGCCCCACACCTGCCTCTGTGCTAAGCCCCTTGCCAGCTGTCACTGAAAGAGCCAGAGTGGCTCAGAGTGACAAGCAAGTCTCAAATTCACAAAAGTGTTGCCCTCAGACAAACAAATTTCCCAGCCCCAAACCCAGATGGTTTACCTTGAACTCAAAAGCATCACAGAAAGGCGGGGGCCCAGCACAAGATGTGGAAGGCTCACCATGTACCCAGCTCTGGGATGAGCTCTGGAACTTGAACGCTCATGGGAAGAGGAAGTCCTGGGTATTAGAGGCCAGTAATCTTTATGAAATTCTACTAAAGTTAATTTAACAGAtttgaaattctaatttttaaaaaatttttttttagttatagagggacataatacttttttatttatttattcttatgtggtgctgagggctgaacccagtgcttcacacatgccaagcaagggctttaccactaagctacaactccagcccccctccccaacattttttttaaaaaaagaggtttatggggctggggatgtggctcaagcggtagcgcgctcgcctagcatgcgtgctgcccgggttcgatcctcagcagcaccacataccaacaaagatgttgtgttcaccaagaactaagaaaaactaaaaataaaatgttaaaaaaattctctctctctctctctgtccccctctgtctctcactctctctttaaaaaaaaaaaaaaaaaaaaagaggtttatgtAGTATTTTATGGTTGCCAATTGAGTGTATCAGCTAAACTTTAGCAGGATACATTTAagtatttaagaagaaaatatagctGGGTGTTatggcagatgcctgtaatcccagtgacatggggGTCTGAGgtaagaggatggcaagttcaaagccagcctcagcaacttagtgagccctagcaatttaacaagaccttgtctcaaaaaaaaaaaaaaaaaaaaattaaagggctgaggatttgaggatttggctcagtggtaaagtatcccctgggttcaatccccagtataaaaggaagaacaagaacaagaaaaaggagaagaaaatacaaaggagTCCTAAATTCTTCAGGCAACTTCCTAATGGATGCCTTGGGCCCAAGGAAGCAGGGAGCAGGGATCCCTGAGGGCCGTTGCACTGGGTCTCGGTGTTGCTGGCCAACGGGCCACATCCACTTAGAAGGGTCAGGTAAGGCTCCCCCTGGGACTAGTGTGGGGCTGGCTGAGTTCAAAGGACTGAGTGGGAGCTGAAGCAAGGAAGTTGGGCAGCCTTGGGAGGAGGGTGCTGAGGACCCCGGATTCCCCCTTCCCATCTGGACAGAGAGGCCTGGAGGGTGTGCTTGGCCTATGATCAGCCCCAGATTCTcttgtgactcaggaggcagctGGCCGGCCATAATATTACTTAGGGAATGGGTTTCTGCAGCAATGTTCGAGGTCACATCTGGGGCAAGGAACCTGCTGGTTGATAGTAGAACCATGGACAACCATGAGTCAGGACCCTCCAGCCCCAAGGggctcctctgccccagccccctTGATATGCAGTGACGGCAAGAACAGGGAGGACCTCACTCCCATATTCCCAAATGCAGGGAGGGCTTTGCAGGTGTGCAAGCTGTGCAGCCACATGGGGTCCTCATTCAGAAGGACCTTGTGCTTCCTATACGCTCTGCTGTTGccattttgaaattcttaataatttttgaacTTGAATTCTCATTCTGTATCAGGCCCTACAAATCATATAGCTGGGCCTATGCCTCAGCCTCAACCAAAGGTTGACCTGAAGTTTCAGTGGACAAATACAGCAACATATCAATCACCTCTCGATCTTCCACTCTAGCACAGGACCTCACACACAGAGCTCAGCAAACATTCTGCCGAGTGATCAGGTTATAGAGCCTGGATTCTGTTTCATCATCCCTAGGAGaggt is a window of Ictidomys tridecemlineatus isolate mIctTri1 chromosome 15, mIctTri1.hap1, whole genome shotgun sequence DNA encoding:
- the LOC110597466 gene encoding uncharacterized protein LOC110597466 isoform X2, which gives rise to MNEYQRIPPLISQMPSKMRRTHLGMGVKNSCSPYKVSRNNHLSPRQIKLRTEELRSIRGELSQIKTQVDSLLESLEHMDQQRDHPAGTKDSEDHRNPGSEGSSCRTPEPQQEPRDQMFHLEADSSEESTDTQQATKNQAPYQEGSQ
- the LOC110597466 gene encoding uncharacterized protein LOC110597466 isoform X1, which translates into the protein MNEYQRIPPLISQMPSKMRRTHLGMGVKNSCSPYKVSRNNHLSPRQIKPVRTEELRSIRGELSQIKTQVDSLLESLEHMDQQRDHPAGTKDSEDHRNPGSEGSSCRTPEPQQEPRDQMFHLEADSSEESTDTQQATKNQAPYQEGSQ